Within Desulfolithobacter dissulfuricans, the genomic segment AATGCGGCAGGAAATCGCAGGCCGACCCGTGGCATGATCATAACCGGGCTCTGTCACGGGTGTTTCCGGGTTCTGCCCCGGCACACTCTGCAACCAGATTTCCTCTGCCATCCCACCCATGTCTGCCAGGCTGAAAAAATACCTGGCCACCCTGGCAAGAAACTGAAACTGGTCCGTAGACAGATGGGCCACCCTGGTGGCGCCGGGGACAAACCATTCCAGCTGACCGTCCTCACCCTCGATCACCAGGCGTCCCTGCCCGTTCAGTATAGCATCCTCACCGAGAAAACGGACCCCCTTCAGGTCCAGGGTATCGCCTGTCATGGTAAAAGAAAACAATGTCCTGCCAGCAATAATTCTGTATTCCATTCTCATCCTCCTGTGTTCTTTTCGGCATTCAGAGGCTGGTCACCTGTTTTTCGCCGACCAGCGCCACCGGACCACAATGTTTTTCAGTTCTTTTCCTTGACTCTACCAGGAGGGGGATGTCATATAGTGAGCACCCCTGTTTTTTCATCATTTTTTCTTGAAATAATCTGATTACCACTGAAATTCAGCCTTCGATGGATGAAGGTGTCGGGGCTTGCTTGTTGCACGGGTGTCTGTGGCCTGGATGGCCACAGTCAAGCCCCCAGGGACGGGTTTATGGCGTCCCGTGAAACAAGCGAGGCCCGACACCGGTTTCAATGCTGAAGATTGATGGTAATCACATGAAATAATGGTCGCCGGAACCTGCCGGAGGCCTGGAACAATCGTGAGCCAGTTAGAGAGGATCTATTACTTTCACTCCCTGCTCAGCGCCGGCCGGTATCCCAACACCGTCCAGCTGCAGGAAGAGTTCGAGATATCCAGGTCCACCGCCCACCGGGATATCGCCTATCTCCGCGACCGACTCCTGGCACCACTGGCCTTTGACCAGCGTAAAAACGGCTATTACTATACCGACGCGACCTTCCGTCTCCCCTTCGAAAACAGCCCTTCCCTGACCCTGATTCTCGGCATGCTCGGTAACATGGTCCGCGAATCCGGTCTGGACTCCCTTCCCGAGCTGGAGGAACTCAAGGACCGGCTGGAATCCCTGGTCTTTCCCGGACAGAAAAATATCGACGACCTGCTGCACTGTGAATGGATCGAGATGGAACAGGTGGATAGCCGGGTTTTCACCTCGGTCCTGACTGCGCTCGGGCAGCAGAGGCAGCTCAAACTCGTCTATCATGTACCCGCCGGCGGGGTCTCCCGGCGCACGGTGGACCCGATCAAGCTTATCAATTACCAGGGCCGGTGGTACCTGCTGGCCTGGTGCCATCTGCGCCAGGATCGACGGATGTTTCATCTTGGCAGGGTGAAAAAAGCGGCTCCGGCAGACAGGGAAGTCCAGCACACGATGAAGACAGGAGATACCTGGCTGAGCGAAAGCTTCGGTATTTTCAAGGGCAAGGTCACGGTCACGGCCACTGTCCGGTTTACCGGCAAGGCGGCAGAAATCGTTGCCAACCAGCGCTGGCATCCCAGGCAGCGGATGGAACGGACCGAAAGGGGCCTTATCCTGTCCCTGCCGGTGGCCGACGACCGGGAACTGCTGATGAAGATCCTCCAGTTCGGCAGCCAGGCCGAAGTCCTTTCGCCCCAGTCCCTGCGTGACAAAGTGGTGCACGAACTTCGAGCCATGCAGCAGCTCTACTCCTCCGGAACCCCTTGCGTTTGACCACCCATTGCTGATACAGTGGACCAGATATTTTCAACTTTGAACGGAAACGAACCATGAAAGAGATCCTCGCCGTTATTCTTGCCGCAGGCAAGGGCACCAGAATGAAATCCGACCGGGCCAAGGTCCTGCATGAAGTCTTCTATCGGCCCATGCTCCACCACGTCCTTGATGCGGTCACCGCAGCCGGCATCCAGGATATGGCGGTTATCGTCGGCCACCAGCGCGAAGAGGTGATCTCCTCCCTGTCGGCCTACCAGGTGACCCCGGTGCTCCAGGAAGAGCAACTTGGAACCGGCCATGCGGTTCTCTGCGGAGAAAAGCATTGTGACCGGGCAGAGCTGGTCATGATTCTCTGCGGCGATACCCCGCTCATCCGGCCCGAAACCCTGCGGGCCATGATCGACGCCCACCTGCAAAGCGAAGCCACTGTCACCCTGATGACCACCCGACTCGATGACCCCTTTGGCTACGGCCGGATCATCACGGACACGGATGGCTCTATTCTGGAAATCGTTGAACAGAAGGATGCCACCCCCGAGCAACGGTGCATCACCGAAATCAACGCCGGTATCTACCTTGCCGACCGGGAGTTTCTCTTCCAGGCCCTGAAGCAGGTGGGCACCGACAACAGCCAGGGCGAGGTCTACCTGACCGACATCATCGGAATTGCCAGGCACCAGGGGAAAAAGGTGCACACCTTCCTCCACCCGGTGGCCATCGACGTGCTCGGGGTCAACTCCCGGGTGGAACTGGCCCAGGCCCACCAGGAACTGCAGATGCGGCGCAACCGGGAACTCATGCTTTCCGGGGTCACCATGTATGGTCCGGAGACCATTTCCATTGCTCCAGGGATTGATGTGGGCCGCGACACGGTGATCCACCCGGGGGTCCAGGTAACCGGCCGGGCCGAAATCGGCAGTGGCTGCATCATCCATTCCGGAGTCATGATCCATGACGCCGTCCTCGACGATCGGGCTGTCATCGGTGCTCACGCAGTGCTCCAGAACTGCCGAATCGAAAAATCCGAGCACATTCCTCCCCTCACCCTCCGGGTCAGCTGAAGTCATGCTTCTGGTCAATGAACAGCCCTGGCCCTATCGCAAGGGCATGCGCATGGAAGACCTGGCCGCCGAGGTAAAACCGTATGCCGACGTCTTTGTCCTCAACGGCAAACCGGTGGGCCCGGAAACGCTCCTCCAGGATGGAGATCGATGCACCCTGATCAAGAAGGGCGAGATCCCCTCGGCCCTGGACATGGACAAGGTTCTCCGGGTACGCCACAGTCCGGAAGTCCAGGAACGGCTCAGGAAGGCCACGGTGGCGGTCATGGGCCTGGGTGGTCTGGGATCAGCGGTGGCGGTGAGTCTTGTCAAAATCGGTATTGGCAAGCTTATCATATGTGATTATGATGTGGTTGATCTGAGCAACATCCATCGGCAGCAATACTTTATCGACCAGATCGGCCAAAAGAAAACCAGGGCCCTGAAAAAGACCCTGGTCCGGATCAATCCCTTTGTCGCGGTGGAACCCCTTGATATCCAGCTGACCGAGCAGACCATCACCGAACTGGCCGGCCAGGTGGATGTCCTGGTGGAATGTTTCGACCAGGTGGCCATGAAAAGCGCAGCCCTCAGGGTGGCGCTCAAATGCATGAAGGACAAGGGATTCGTCGGAGCCTCCGGGCTGGCCGGTTTTGGACCGGGTAACACCATCCGGACCCGAAGGATCAGGAACAACATCTACCTCGTGGGCGATAACGAGTCCGACGTGGCCACCACGGGCAGTCTCCTTGCCCCGCGGGTCGGCATAGCAGCCCACCAGCAGGCCAACCAGGTTGTGCGGATCCTGCTGGGAGAAAACGAGGTCTGAAAAACGCGATTGTCCAGGAGGCATTCTCCGGGCATCCCGGACAAGGGACACCACAGAACGCAAATCGTTAAAGAGCACGAAGAACCAGCACCAGTGGTTGTTGTTCTTTCGTGCTCTTCCTGGTTACAAACATATTTTTTCACCCATTATGCACATTATCTGTAACGGACAACAGCAGGAAATAAAGGAGGAAACCACCCTCTCCTCCCTGCTCGATTCTCTCAAACTGCGGCCAGATGCCGTGGTGGCCGAGGTAAACAAAAATATCATTGATCCGGACCAGTACGATACTCTCCTCCTCCAGGACGGCGACAGGGTCGAGCTGATTCGTTTTGTTGGAGGCGGCTGAAATGCTGACCATTGCCGAGACCCCCTTTTCCTCACGCCTCTTTGTCGGTACCGGCAAGTTCGCCTCTTCCGAGCTGATGGCCAGGGCCATCGAGGCCTCTGGCGCCCAGATGGTGACCGTGGCCCTGCGGCGGGTGGACCTGAACAATCCCCAGGATGATATCATGACCCATCTGGACCGGGACACCATCCACTTTCTGCCCAATACTTCGGGCGCCCGGAATGCCGAAGAGGCCGTCCGGTTGGCCCGGCTGGCCAGGGCGGCCAGTGGTACCAACTGGCTGAAACTGGAGGTCACCCCGGATCCACGCACCCTGCTCCCGGACCCGGTGGACACCCTCAAGGCCACCGAGCAACTGGTGAAGGAAGGGTTCATCGTCCTGCCCTACATGAACGCTGATCCCATCCTGGCGCTCAGGCTGCAGGACGCCGGAGCAGCGGCGGTCATGCCCCTGGGCGCCCCTATCGGCACAAATCTCGGGGTCCAGACTGCCCTTCAGGTGGAAATCATCATCGAGCAGGCCAGGGTTCCCGTGGTGGTCGATGCCGGAATCGGCGCCCCGTCCCATGCTGCTCAGGCCATGGAAATGGGGGCTGATGCCGTGCTTGTGAACACCGCCATTGCCGTGGCCGGTGACCCGGTGCGGATGGCCAGGGCTTTCAAGGCAGCGGTGGAAGCCGGCCGGGAAGCCTATGAGGCTGGACTTGGCCGCCCGTCCAGGCAGGCCAGCGCCTCCTCGCCGCAGGAAGGCATGCTTACCGAGAACCTGGATTTCCTGCAGGGATGAATCTCATGACCGCTCCCAGCAGCCCACAGACCCGATTCACAGTGCCTGACTTTGCCACCCTCAAAGGCCTCGTCAGCCAGGCAACGGTGGACGATGTCCAGGCTGCCCTGCGCCGGGAACATCTGCGGATCGAAGACCTTGCCGCCCTGCTCTCACCGGCGGCCGAGACCATGCTGCCCCTGCTGGCCGCCGAGTCCAGACGGATCACCACCCTGCGCTTTGGCCGGACCACACAGATCTACGCTCCGCTCTATCTTTCCAATCTCTGCACCAACCGCTGTGCTTACTGCGGCTTTTCCGCAGACAACAGGATCGCTCGTCGCAAGCTCAGCCTGGAGGAAGCAGAGGCCGAAGCCGAGATCCTGCGAAAAAGGGGATTCCAGCATATTCTCCTGGTCAGCGGCGAAGCGCCGGCTGCGCTTGGGGTGGACTACCTCGAAGCCATTGCCCTGCGCCTCCGGGATCGGTTTGCTGCCCTGTCCATCGAGGTTCAACCGCTTAATACCGAAGAGTATGCCCGCCTGTTTGCGGCCGGGATCACCGCCGTGGCCGTATACCAGGAAACCTATGACCGCCGGGTGTATGATAAGGTGCACCTGAGCGGCCGGAAATGCGACTACGACTACCGCCTCGAGACCCCGGCCCGGGCCGCGGCCGCCGGCATGCGCGAGGTCGGCATCGGCGCCCTGCTGGGACTGGCCGACTGGCGCTGCGAGGGTCTGGCCCTGGGTTTACATCTGGCCTGGCTGCGCAAACATTTCTGGAAGACCAACTTCACGGTCAGCTTTCCCAGGCTACGCCCGGCGGCCGGATCCTTCGAGCCCCTGGTCCACGTGACCGAGGCGCATCTGAGCCAGCTCATCTTTGCTCTGAGGATCTTTGATCCGGACGTGGGGCTCATCCTCTCCACCCGGGAAGAGGAACGGTACCGGGACGGCATGCTCGGCCTGGGTCCCACCCGCTATTCGGCAGGATCCTGCACTGCGCCGGGTGGGTATTCCCAGGATGAGGAAAAAGGAGATCATCACGACGGCGAACAGTTCAGTGTCGGTGACCACCGCAGCATAGGCGAGGTCTGCGCCGCCATCCGCCGCAAAGGCTTTGACCCGGTCTGCAAGGACTGGGACAGGGAGTTTCAACACCTGGAAGACCAGGAGCCGGTTCCTGTTCCGGCAGAATAAATCAACGACGCCAATTTTCAGCTGAAGGAGAGAAAAGAAGATGTCAGACATTAAGAAGATGTACACCACCATTCTCGGGGACTCCTTTCCCCTGGAGATGACCATTTCTTTTGGCGACCAGACCCTGGTATACCGTAAAAAGACCTGGAAGATCCGCAAGGAGGACGGCACAGAAGAGGAACGGGGCCTGCGCTACGGCGAAAACCCGGACCAGGAGGCCGCTCTCTATGAACTGGTCAACGGCAACCTGGTGCTGGGCGAGTGCAAATTCATCGAACCCGGCAACTCCCTGGTCAGCGGCATCACCGTGGACGACATGCTCCAGGTGGGTAAACATCCCGGCAAGATCAACCTCACCGACGTGGACAACGGGCTTAACATCCTCAAGTACCTGATGGACAAACCGGCCGCGGTCATCCTCAAGCATAACAATCCCTGTGGCGCCTCGCTGGGAGAGAGCCTGGCCGAAGCCTACAACCGGGCCAACCGGGCTGACCGGATTGCCGCCTTTGGCGGGGCCGTGGTCCTCAGTCGGCCGGTGGACAGGGAAACGGCCGAGATGATGTCACAGAACTACCTGGAAGTTGTCTGCGCCCCGGATTTTGAAGAGGGTTCGCTGGAGATCCTGGCCCAGCGCAAAAACCTGCGGGTCATCAAGATCGAGCGCATCGACAGGCTGGCCGAGTTTGAAAAGTACCGGTTTGTGGATTTCAAGTCCCTGATCGATGGCGGCATCATTGTCCAGCAGTCGGCGGTCAACTCCATCCGCTCCAGGGAAGATCTCAAACCGGCCGTGGCCACCTGGAAGGGCAAGGAGTACCGCTGCGAAAGGGAGCCCACCCAGCGCGAAATAGACGACATGATCTTTGGCTGGGCTGTTGAGCATGGCGTGACATCCAACTCGGTTATCTACGTCAAGGACGGCTGCACCGTGGGAATCGGTACCGGCGAGCAGGACCGGGTCGGGGTGGCGGAAATCGCCGTCTACAAAGCCTATAAAAAATACGCCGACATCACCTGCTTTGACAAGTTCGGCATTCCTTACGCCGATCTGGAACTGGAAGTCGAGCAGGGTAAGCGGGACAGGGCGGACAAGGAAGAAATCGACGCCAAGGTTAAGGAGGACCGGGCAGGTCTGCCCGGCTCGGTGATGATCTCGGACGCCTTCTTTCCCTTCCGGGATGCCGCCGACGTGGGTATCCGCGAGGGCGTCAGCGCCATCCTCCAGGCCGGTGGCTCCATGCGTGATTACGCCTCCATCGAGGCCTGCAACGAGGCTGATCCCAAAGTGGCCATGATGTTCACCGGCCAGCGCTCGTTCAAGCATTAAGGGAGAAACCGACGATCTGATCGAACTATTGGCGGCTGGAGCGTGTATTTTGTTTTTCAGCCGCCTTTTTCGTCTCAGCCGGAAAGGACAGAAACCAACCGGGGTCAACCCAAGGTTGCCATAAGATGACAGGAGGTATGTTCATGGACACAATAGAGTGCATCAAGACACGGATGAGTATCCGGGCCTTTAAGCCCGAACCTGTACCCCGCGAGCTCATTATGGAGGTCATCGAAGCGGCTCGCTGGTCCCCGTCGTACAAAAACAGCCAGCCCTGGGAAGTGATGGTTTTGTCAGGCGAGAAAAAAGAAGCACTCTCCAGATTTCTGATCGAACTGCTGGAACAGGGCGAGGAACCCTGCCCTGATATCCCGGCCCCACAATCCTGGCCGCCAGCGGAGCAGGCCCGGATCGACGACCTGTTTCGAAAACGCAGGGAGGCCACCGGTATTGACCTGGCGGCGCCGGAGATGGTTATCAAGGCGAAAAAGGCCAATTTCCGGTTCTACAATGCCCCGCACGGTATCTTTCTCTACCAGGATGATTCCCTGTCCCAGTGGTCACTCTTTGACCTGGGAATCTTTGCCCAGAGCCTGATGCTGGCAGCCCATGCCAGGGGACTGGGAACCGTTCCCCAGGCGTTTGCAGTCGACTATGCCCGGCAGACCAAGGAATTCCTCGGTATTCCAGGCAACAAACGATTGGTTCTGGGCATGTCCATCGGCTATCCCGACACGGACTCCCCGGCCAACCAGCTGCGGACCGACAGAGCACCAGCCGAAGAAATCGTCACCTGGCTGGAGTGATGTCATCTTCGAGGGATATCCACCCATTGCTGGCGGCGGGCTGATTCCAGACAGGCCGCGCAGCAGCGCAGGGCCTGAAGGCCATCCTCTCCGTTGACGGGGTTGTCCGCTGTCCCGCTCAGGAAGTCGTGCCAGTCCCGGAGCAGGGGGACAATGGTGGAAACAGCCGGTCCGGGATCCAGGGATACCCGCCGGGTGCCCTGAATCCGCTCCAGCTGGTTGTAGATCTGCTCTCCGTGCAGCTGGCCGTTTTCACAGATAAATTCAAAACGGCCCGACCGGGCCCGACCCACCTTGGAACAGTCCAGGGTCCCGGCAACCCCGTTTTCCATCTCCACAAGAACAGCGACCAGGTCTTCAAGCGAAGCGTTATGCTGCTGCCGCGTCACGGCCATGACCCGATGCACCTCCAGATCGGTAATAAAACGCAGGGCGTCAAAGACATGAACAGCGGTATGGAAGCTGACCCCGGCTCCGGCCACAGACGGTTCTTCATGCCAGGAAAGGGTTGATGGTTC encodes:
- a CDS encoding nitroreductase translates to MDTIECIKTRMSIRAFKPEPVPRELIMEVIEAARWSPSYKNSQPWEVMVLSGEKKEALSRFLIELLEQGEEPCPDIPAPQSWPPAEQARIDDLFRKRREATGIDLAAPEMVIKAKKANFRFYNAPHGIFLYQDDSLSQWSLFDLGIFAQSLMLAAHARGLGTVPQAFAVDYARQTKEFLGIPGNKRLVLGMSIGYPDTDSPANQLRTDRAPAEEIVTWLE
- the thiF gene encoding sulfur carrier protein ThiS adenylyltransferase ThiF, yielding MLLVNEQPWPYRKGMRMEDLAAEVKPYADVFVLNGKPVGPETLLQDGDRCTLIKKGEIPSALDMDKVLRVRHSPEVQERLRKATVAVMGLGGLGSAVAVSLVKIGIGKLIICDYDVVDLSNIHRQQYFIDQIGQKKTRALKKTLVRINPFVAVEPLDIQLTEQTITELAGQVDVLVECFDQVAMKSAALRVALKCMKDKGFVGASGLAGFGPGNTIRTRRIRNNIYLVGDNESDVATTGSLLAPRVGIAAHQQANQVVRILLGENEV
- a CDS encoding thiazole synthase yields the protein MLTIAETPFSSRLFVGTGKFASSELMARAIEASGAQMVTVALRRVDLNNPQDDIMTHLDRDTIHFLPNTSGARNAEEAVRLARLARAASGTNWLKLEVTPDPRTLLPDPVDTLKATEQLVKEGFIVLPYMNADPILALRLQDAGAAAVMPLGAPIGTNLGVQTALQVEIIIEQARVPVVVDAGIGAPSHAAQAMEMGADAVLVNTAIAVAGDPVRMARAFKAAVEAGREAYEAGLGRPSRQASASSPQEGMLTENLDFLQG
- the thiS gene encoding sulfur carrier protein ThiS, which codes for MHIICNGQQQEIKEETTLSSLLDSLKLRPDAVVAEVNKNIIDPDQYDTLLLQDGDRVELIRFVGGG
- the thiH gene encoding 2-iminoacetate synthase ThiH translates to MTAPSSPQTRFTVPDFATLKGLVSQATVDDVQAALRREHLRIEDLAALLSPAAETMLPLLAAESRRITTLRFGRTTQIYAPLYLSNLCTNRCAYCGFSADNRIARRKLSLEEAEAEAEILRKRGFQHILLVSGEAPAALGVDYLEAIALRLRDRFAALSIEVQPLNTEEYARLFAAGITAVAVYQETYDRRVYDKVHLSGRKCDYDYRLETPARAAAAGMREVGIGALLGLADWRCEGLALGLHLAWLRKHFWKTNFTVSFPRLRPAAGSFEPLVHVTEAHLSQLIFALRIFDPDVGLILSTREEERYRDGMLGLGPTRYSAGSCTAPGGYSQDEEKGDHHDGEQFSVGDHRSIGEVCAAIRRKGFDPVCKDWDREFQHLEDQEPVPVPAE
- a CDS encoding helix-turn-helix transcriptional regulator — its product is MSQLERIYYFHSLLSAGRYPNTVQLQEEFEISRSTAHRDIAYLRDRLLAPLAFDQRKNGYYYTDATFRLPFENSPSLTLILGMLGNMVRESGLDSLPELEELKDRLESLVFPGQKNIDDLLHCEWIEMEQVDSRVFTSVLTALGQQRQLKLVYHVPAGGVSRRTVDPIKLINYQGRWYLLAWCHLRQDRRMFHLGRVKKAAPADREVQHTMKTGDTWLSESFGIFKGKVTVTATVRFTGKAAEIVANQRWHPRQRMERTERGLILSLPVADDRELLMKILQFGSQAEVLSPQSLRDKVVHELRAMQQLYSSGTPCV
- a CDS encoding IMP cyclohydrolase, which produces MSDIKKMYTTILGDSFPLEMTISFGDQTLVYRKKTWKIRKEDGTEEERGLRYGENPDQEAALYELVNGNLVLGECKFIEPGNSLVSGITVDDMLQVGKHPGKINLTDVDNGLNILKYLMDKPAAVILKHNNPCGASLGESLAEAYNRANRADRIAAFGGAVVLSRPVDRETAEMMSQNYLEVVCAPDFEEGSLEILAQRKNLRVIKIERIDRLAEFEKYRFVDFKSLIDGGIIVQQSAVNSIRSREDLKPAVATWKGKEYRCEREPTQREIDDMIFGWAVEHGVTSNSVIYVKDGCTVGIGTGEQDRVGVAEIAVYKAYKKYADITCFDKFGIPYADLELEVEQGKRDRADKEEIDAKVKEDRAGLPGSVMISDAFFPFRDAADVGIREGVSAILQAGGSMRDYASIEACNEADPKVAMMFTGQRSFKH
- a CDS encoding Gfo/Idh/MocA family protein, with protein sequence MVRVGIIGTGRHGSRYAGHIQNDVDGLELVAISRRSEQGREQARQWHCSWYRDWRDLVAAPEVEAVISVVPPAFNLEIARSCAAATKPLLVEKPLAARVAEGEAMVALATEGKNRFTLTVGQTLRYNQVIRGLRRHLPEFGSLYCFSANQRLEPSTLSWHEEPSVAGAGVSFHTAVHVFDALRFITDLEVHRVMAVTRQQHNASLEDLVAVLVEMENGVAGTLDCSKVGRARSGRFEFICENGQLHGEQIYNQLERIQGTRRVSLDPGPAVSTIVPLLRDWHDFLSGTADNPVNGEDGLQALRCCAACLESARRQQWVDIPRR
- a CDS encoding bifunctional UDP-N-acetylglucosamine diphosphorylase/glucosamine-1-phosphate N-acetyltransferase GlmU, which codes for MKEILAVILAAGKGTRMKSDRAKVLHEVFYRPMLHHVLDAVTAAGIQDMAVIVGHQREEVISSLSAYQVTPVLQEEQLGTGHAVLCGEKHCDRAELVMILCGDTPLIRPETLRAMIDAHLQSEATVTLMTTRLDDPFGYGRIITDTDGSILEIVEQKDATPEQRCITEINAGIYLADREFLFQALKQVGTDNSQGEVYLTDIIGIARHQGKKVHTFLHPVAIDVLGVNSRVELAQAHQELQMRRNRELMLSGVTMYGPETISIAPGIDVGRDTVIHPGVQVTGRAEIGSGCIIHSGVMIHDAVLDDRAVIGAHAVLQNCRIEKSEHIPPLTLRVS